One region of Deinococcota bacterium genomic DNA includes:
- a CDS encoding Hsp20/alpha crystallin family protein, whose amino-acid sequence MARNPWQELENMQRHLRALQNHPGGDEGISSWVPSTDIIDDEDGLHFYLDLPGVQKDSLEVSTEQNTLSVKAHRVYEESQGQTTHRQERPQGSFSRSFNIPASYDIEAVEASYEGGVMHLNVPRSEKTRARKVSVQVGS is encoded by the coding sequence ATGGCACGCAACCCCTGGCAAGAACTCGAGAACATGCAACGGCACCTCCGCGCCCTGCAAAACCACCCAGGGGGCGACGAAGGCATCTCGTCCTGGGTGCCCTCCACCGACATCATCGACGACGAGGACGGGCTGCACTTCTACCTCGACCTGCCCGGCGTGCAGAAGGACAGCTTAGAGGTCTCGACCGAGCAGAACACCCTGAGCGTCAAGGCGCACCGCGTCTACGAGGAGTCCCAGGGCCAGACCACGCACCGCCAGGAGCGGCCGCAGGGCTCGTTCAGCCGCTCCTTCAACATTCCCGCCAGCTACGACATCGAGGCGGTCGAGGCTTCGTACGAGGGCGGCGTCATGCACCTGAACGTGCCGCGTTCGGAAAAGACCAGGGCGCGCAAGGTAAGCGTGCAGGTCGGTTCTTGA